One Glycine max cultivar Williams 82 chromosome 4, Glycine_max_v4.0, whole genome shotgun sequence DNA segment encodes these proteins:
- the SPX3 gene encoding SPX domain-containing protein 3, with amino-acid sequence MKFGKSLSNQIEKTLPQWRDKFLSYKELKKKLKLVEPKPINGVEERPTKRARHEGDIIIMSKEETDFRNSIEQELHKFNTFFVEKEEECIIKLKELQDRVAKVKNSNEQLMQIRKEIVDFHGEMVLLENYSALNYIGLVKILKKYDKRTGALIRLPFIQKVLQQPFFTTDLLYKLVKECETMLNHLFPVNDPSTSGEAPPQAEEGCDASTSTSTKSSDDLLMPKELAAANHHIESLYMKSTISALHVLQEIRKGSSTVSMFSLPPLQISGLEETWNKIPILEQTAK; translated from the exons atGAAATTCGGAAAGAGCCTGAGCAACCAGATCGAGAAAACGCTGCCCCAATGGCGTGACAAGTTCCTGTCCTACAAGGAGCTGAAGAAGAAGTTGAAGCTCGTGGAGCCCAAACCCATTAATGGCGTGGAAGAACGCCCCACCAAACGCGCAAGGCACGAGGGAGACATCATCATCATGTCCAAGGAGGAAACTGACTTCAGGAACTCCATCGAACAAGAACTCCACAAATTCAACACCTTCTTTGTCGAGAAAGAGGAAGAATGCATCATCAAATTGAAG GAGCTACAGGATAGGGTTGCCAAAGTAAAAAATTCTAATGAGCAATTGATGCAAATTCGCAAGGAAATTGTGGATTTCCATGGAGAGATGGTCTTGCTCGAAAACTATAGTGCCCTTAACTACATAG GATTAGTGAAAATACTAAAGAAGTATGACAAGAGAACTGGTGCTCTCATTCGCTTGCCTTTCATTCAGAAGGTCTTGCAACAGCCTTTCTTCACCACTGACCTTCTATACAAGCTTGTGAAGGAGTGTGAAACAATGCTTAACCACCTTTTCCCGGTGAACGATCCTTCGACTTCTGGCGAGGCACCTCCCCAAGCTGAGGAGGGATGTGATGCTTCAACTTCAACCAGCACAAAGAGTAGTGATGATCTGCTGATGCCTAAGGAGTTAGCAGCAGCCAACCATCACATTGAGAGCCTTTATATGAAGAGTACCATTTCAGCTTTGCATGTTTTGCAGGAAATTCGAAAGGGAAGCTCAACAGTTAGCATGTTTTCATTGCCACCATTGCAGATAAGTGGCTTGGAAGAAACATGGAACAAAATCCCTATTCTGGAACAAACAGCCAAGTAA
- the LOC121174727 gene encoding protein MAIN-LIKE 1-like, with translation MGELTITLDDVSSLLHLPVIGEFHAFEPLHVDDAVQMLVDLLMVSPESAKAETVQCRGPYVRLQWVRDVYQCRCQAGHWTAAARAYLLHLLGCTLFANKSATNVHVVYLEAIRDLSMTDRYGLGVAALVHMYDQLNDASMSHSRQLGGYITLLQCWIYEHFPSVAESTADQDYDEASPRACRSIATKKTVKSIRTPSYRERLDRLRISDVCWIPYGEHREVRDFHVRSCYSGLLRWGPVAVYYRPERVVRQFGYTQTIPAPPVDSWVSYDDIHDRWMHYEDHIVPTGEVCVVAGACFNDYIDWFFRISHPFMTPGHAVDPLPHGHAPQPRVVPQAPQTDIPRVPEPGASSTSTEEPRHAEVCDDIAERLERHLSLGVVTPGSSTHEVIEECLRLARSVTQDHLILYINSFHEYC, from the exons ATGGGTGAGCTAACCATCACTTTGGACGACGTCTCctctcttcttcatcttcccgTTATAGGCGAATTTCACGCATTTGAGCCCTTGCACGTGGATGATGCGGTTCAGATGCTGGTGGACTTGCTGATGGTGTCTCCAGAGTCTGCTAAGGCTGAGACAGTCCAATGTCGCGGACCATACGTACGCCTGCAATGGGTACGTGATGTATATCAGTGCCGATGCCAGGCAGGTCATTGGACAGCTGCGGCTCGTGCATATCTTCTTCACCTGCTGGGTTGCACtctgtttgctaacaagagtgcaaccaatgTCCATGTTGTCTACTTGGAGGCCATTCGGGACCTCAGTATGACAGATAGGTACGGTTTGGGAGTGGCTGCTTTGGTTCATATGTACGACCAGCTGAACGATGCATCCATGAGCCACAGTCGACAGCTTGGCGGTTACATCACACTACTGCAg TGCTGGATTTACGAGCACTTTCCCTCAGTTGCAGAGTCCACCGCTGATCAGGACTACGACGAGGCTTCTCCGCGTGCGTGCAGGTCGATTGCGACGAAGAAGACCGTGAAGAGCATTCGCACGCCGTCGTATAGGGAGCGCCTGGACCGACTCCGGATTTCGGATGTCTGTTGGATCCCGTATGGGGAGCATCGGGAGGTCCGGGACTTCCACGTCAGATCATGCTACTCCGGTCTCTTGCGCTGGGGGCCTGTTGCTGTGTATTACCGACCAGAGAGGGTCGTGCGGCAGTTTGGTTACACGCAGACCATTCCTGCTCCTCCTGTCGATTCATGGGTCTCGTATGATGATATACATgacaggtggatgcactacGAGGATCATATTGTACCTACAGGTGAGGTGTGCGTCGTGGCAGGGGCGTGCTTCAATGACTACATCGACTGGTTCTTCCGCATCTCCcatcctttcatgacaccaGGCCACGCAGTAGATCCTCTGCCTCATGGTCATGCCCCGCAGCCCCGAGTCGTCCCTCAGGCCCCGCAGACAGATATCCCTCGCGTGCCGGAGCCAGGAGCATCGTCGACATCTACGGAGGAGCCCAGACATGCA GAAGTTTGTGATGACATTGCTGAGCGGTTGGAGCGCCATCTGAGTCTAGGGGTGGTCACTCCTGGCTCATCGACACATGAGGTGATTGAAGAATGCCTCAGATTGGCCAGGAGTGTCACACAAGACCATCTA ATATTGTACATTAACTCATTTCATGAGTattgttga